The following are encoded together in the Bradyrhizobium genosp. L genome:
- the pobA gene encoding 4-hydroxybenzoate 3-monooxygenase, which produces MRTKVAIIGAGPSGLLLGQLLHTFGVDNIILERQTPDYVLGRIRAGLLEEGTVSLLDSVGAGTRLHQEGLIHHGLELAFGGARHRIDLHGSTGKSVTIYGQTEVTLDLMNARKAAGLTSIYSAADVKPHDFDTDHPRVTYVKDGVTHEIACDFIAGCDGFHGISRASVPASAITSYERVYPFGWLGILSETPPVSPELIYNNHARGFALCTMRSSHRSRYYVQCPLDDHVDQWPDDRFWDELRRRLDQKAADEIVTGPSIEKSIAPLRSFVAEPMRFGRMFLAGDACHIVPPTGAKGLNLAASDVHYLSRALREFYDEKSSAGLDGYSARALARVWKAVRFSWWMTSMLHKFPDEGDFAARIQIAELDYLVSSKAASTSLSENYVGLPF; this is translated from the coding sequence TTGCGGACAAAAGTAGCAATCATCGGCGCAGGTCCGTCCGGACTGTTGCTTGGGCAACTACTTCATACTTTCGGCGTAGATAACATCATTCTGGAGCGGCAGACCCCGGACTACGTGCTGGGGCGGATTCGCGCCGGCCTGCTCGAGGAAGGCACGGTGTCCCTGCTCGACAGCGTGGGCGCCGGCACCCGCCTGCATCAGGAGGGCCTGATCCATCACGGCCTGGAGCTGGCGTTCGGGGGCGCGCGGCATCGCATCGACCTGCATGGCTCGACCGGCAAGAGCGTGACGATCTATGGCCAGACCGAAGTCACGCTCGACTTGATGAACGCCCGCAAGGCCGCTGGCCTGACCTCGATCTATTCGGCGGCCGACGTCAAGCCGCATGATTTCGACACCGACCATCCGCGCGTGACCTACGTGAAGGACGGCGTCACCCACGAGATCGCCTGCGATTTCATCGCCGGCTGCGACGGTTTCCACGGCATCTCGCGCGCCAGCGTGCCGGCCTCCGCGATCACCAGCTACGAGCGGGTCTATCCGTTCGGCTGGCTCGGCATCCTCTCCGAGACGCCGCCGGTCTCACCGGAGCTGATCTACAACAACCATGCGCGCGGCTTCGCGCTCTGCACCATGCGCTCGAGCCACCGCAGCCGCTATTACGTGCAGTGCCCGCTCGACGATCATGTCGACCAATGGCCGGACGATCGGTTCTGGGACGAGTTGAGGCGGCGGCTCGACCAGAAGGCGGCCGACGAGATCGTCACCGGCCCCTCGATCGAGAAGAGCATCGCCCCTCTGCGCAGCTTCGTCGCCGAACCGATGCGGTTCGGCCGGATGTTTTTGGCCGGCGACGCCTGCCACATCGTGCCGCCGACCGGCGCCAAGGGACTGAACCTCGCCGCCTCCGACGTGCATTACCTCTCGCGGGCGCTGCGCGAATTCTACGACGAGAAATCCTCAGCCGGCCTCGACGGCTACTCGGCGCGCGCGCTGGCGCGGGTCTGGAAGGCGGTGCGGTTCTCCTGGTGGATGACCTCGATGCTGCACAAATTCCCCGACGAGGGCGATTTCGCCGCGCGCATCCAGATTGCCGAGTTGGACTATCTCGTCAGTTCCAAGGCGGCGTCGACCTCGCTGTCGGAGAATTATGTGGGGCTGCCGTTTTAA
- a CDS encoding PaaI family thioesterase, translating into MTTDASVVDIPAGFEPLFRKSPLTEPWEPIYARKTDKAVIIGLRLARPHTNGRGLIHGGLIAALADNAMGYSCAQATDWKTTFVTISLAVDFIGTANIGQWLTIESDVLKTGSTICFAQSLIKADDVTIARANGTFRVVPKKQPAN; encoded by the coding sequence ATGACCACCGATGCATCCGTCGTCGATATCCCGGCCGGCTTCGAGCCGCTTTTCCGCAAGAGCCCGCTTACCGAACCCTGGGAGCCGATCTACGCCAGGAAGACCGACAAGGCCGTGATCATCGGACTGCGGCTGGCGCGGCCGCACACCAACGGCCGCGGGCTGATCCATGGCGGGCTGATCGCAGCGCTAGCGGACAACGCGATGGGCTATAGCTGCGCCCAGGCGACGGACTGGAAGACCACCTTCGTGACCATCTCGCTTGCGGTCGATTTCATCGGCACCGCCAACATCGGGCAGTGGCTTACGATCGAGAGCGACGTGCTCAAGACCGGCAGCACGATCTGCTTCGCGCAGAGCCTGATCAAAGCCGACGACGTCACCATCGCGCGCGCCAATGGCACCTTTCGCGTGGTGCCGAAGAAGCAGCCCGCGAACTAG
- a CDS encoding LysR family transcriptional regulator: MDRFDAMQAFVAVADLEGFAPAARKLGLSPSAVTRLIAALEERLGARLLQRTTRQVTLTDAGSRYLQRARRILADVDEAEEAVEGERTSPAGRLVISAPFGFGRLHVNPVVSAYLKRYPEVGVDLRLSDRRINLVEDGVDLAVRLGHLPDSTLVARHVGDMRRIVVASAGYLKRRGEPKRPADLASHDTIQFGAMTAEPDWRFVEEGREIRVAVSPRFTSNSSDAAIQYAEQDGGLTRLMFYQAAESLKARRVRIVLAEFEQPAVPIHIVYPTTRLLSAKVRTFIDLVTEITDWRFG, translated from the coding sequence ATGGATCGCTTCGACGCCATGCAGGCCTTTGTCGCCGTGGCCGACCTGGAGGGCTTCGCCCCGGCGGCGCGCAAGCTCGGCCTGTCGCCGTCGGCGGTGACGCGGCTGATCGCGGCGCTGGAGGAGCGGCTCGGCGCGCGGCTGCTGCAACGGACCACCCGGCAGGTGACACTGACCGACGCCGGCTCGCGCTATCTGCAGCGGGCGCGCCGCATCCTCGCCGACGTCGACGAGGCCGAGGAGGCGGTGGAGGGCGAGCGGACCAGCCCCGCGGGCCGGCTGGTGATCTCGGCGCCGTTCGGTTTCGGCCGGCTGCATGTCAACCCGGTGGTCTCGGCCTATCTGAAGCGCTATCCCGAGGTCGGCGTCGATCTCAGGCTGTCGGATCGCAGGATCAACCTGGTCGAGGACGGCGTCGACCTCGCGGTCAGGCTCGGCCATCTGCCCGATTCGACGCTGGTGGCGCGGCATGTCGGCGACATGCGCCGGATCGTGGTGGCCTCGGCGGGGTATCTCAAGCGCCGCGGCGAGCCGAAACGGCCGGCCGATCTCGCAAGCCACGACACCATCCAGTTCGGCGCCATGACCGCGGAGCCGGACTGGCGCTTCGTGGAGGAGGGCCGCGAGATCCGCGTCGCGGTTTCGCCGCGCTTCACCAGCAACAGCTCCGATGCCGCGATCCAGTATGCCGAGCAGGACGGCGGGCTGACGCGCCTGATGTTCTACCAGGCCGCCGAATCGCTGAAAGCGCGCCGGGTCAGGATCGTACTCGCCGAGTTCGAGCAGCCGGCGGTGCCGATCCACATCGTCTATCCGACGACGCGGCTGCTGTCGGCCAAGGTGCGGACCTTCATCGACCTCGTCACCGAGATCACCGACTGGCGTTTTGGCTAG
- a CDS encoding pyridoxamine 5'-phosphate oxidase family protein, with protein MSDGHSDVRFSAAVKEIQTRKGSREAYAEMEAQGGTRTEIDESLEAFLANTNSFYFATSSADGQPYIQHRGGPKGFIKVLDKQTIAFADYSGNRQFITQGNLSENPKAFIFVMNYAYRQRIKLWGEAKVVEDDPALTRALMPQGYRARPEQVIVFKLKAWDINCPQHIPQKFDAADVAAALGSRDQRIAELEAELAALKGEPAPAPAG; from the coding sequence ATGTCAGACGGCCACAGTGACGTCCGGTTCAGTGCGGCGGTCAAGGAGATCCAGACCCGTAAGGGGTCGCGCGAGGCGTATGCCGAGATGGAGGCGCAGGGCGGCACACGCACCGAGATCGATGAGAGCCTCGAAGCCTTCCTCGCCAACACCAACAGCTTTTATTTCGCGACCAGCTCGGCTGACGGGCAGCCCTATATCCAGCACCGCGGCGGCCCGAAGGGCTTCATCAAGGTGCTCGACAAGCAGACGATCGCGTTCGCCGATTACAGCGGCAACCGGCAGTTCATTACCCAGGGCAATCTGTCGGAGAACCCGAAGGCGTTCATCTTCGTGATGAACTATGCCTACCGCCAGCGCATCAAGCTGTGGGGCGAGGCGAAGGTGGTCGAGGATGATCCTGCGCTGACCCGCGCGCTGATGCCGCAGGGTTATCGCGCGCGGCCGGAGCAGGTGATCGTGTTCAAGCTTAAGGCGTGGGACATCAACTGCCCGCAGCACATCCCGCAGAAATTCGATGCGGCCGATGTCGCAGCCGCCCTCGGCTCGCGCGATCAGCGTATCGCAGAGCTCGAAGCGGAGCTCGCCGCATTGAAGGGCGAGCCCGCGCCTGCCCCGGCAGGCTAG
- a CDS encoding glutathione S-transferase family protein — translation MITLFGFGPGFGLPEISPFVTKTEVQLKMAGLSYVKERAMPPASPKGQLPFISDDGETIADSTFIRAHVEGKYGFDFDAPLSLQARAQAWAYERMIEHHVYWALVGARWVDDANFAKGPAHFFDGAPDHMRDKLREDAQFRVAENYLLSGLGRHAPDDDVDLGVRSVFALSVQLGDKPYLMGNAPCGTDATAFAMLAGILTPFFDSPLRARTEKFDNLTAYADRMMLRYYPEFAWAPLQQAA, via the coding sequence ATGATTACGCTTTTTGGCTTTGGCCCGGGCTTCGGTCTGCCGGAGATCAGCCCCTTCGTGACCAAGACCGAAGTCCAGCTCAAGATGGCCGGGCTCTCCTACGTCAAGGAGCGGGCGATGCCGCCGGCCTCTCCCAAAGGGCAATTGCCGTTCATCTCCGATGACGGCGAGACCATCGCCGATTCGACCTTCATCCGCGCCCATGTCGAAGGCAAATACGGCTTCGATTTCGATGCGCCGCTCAGCCTGCAGGCCCGCGCGCAGGCCTGGGCCTATGAGCGCATGATCGAGCATCACGTCTACTGGGCGCTGGTCGGCGCGCGCTGGGTCGACGACGCCAATTTCGCCAAGGGCCCCGCGCATTTCTTCGACGGCGCGCCAGATCATATGCGCGACAAGCTGCGCGAGGACGCCCAGTTTCGCGTCGCCGAGAACTATCTGCTGAGCGGCCTCGGCCGTCACGCGCCCGACGACGACGTCGATCTCGGGGTGCGCTCGGTGTTTGCGCTTTCGGTGCAACTCGGCGACAAGCCGTACCTGATGGGCAATGCGCCCTGCGGCACCGACGCCACCGCGTTCGCTATGCTCGCCGGGATCCTGACGCCGTTCTTCGATTCGCCGCTGCGCGCGCGTACCGAAAAATTCGACAATCTCACCGCCTATGCCGACCGCATGATGCTGCGATATTACCCCGAGTTCGCCTGGGCGCCGTTGCAGCAGGCGGCCTAG
- a CDS encoding helix-turn-helix transcriptional regulator, which translates to MRRADRLFQIIQVLRRTRKPLTADAIAAELETSKRTIYRDIASLIEQRVPIRGEAGMGYILEKGFDLPPLMLTPDEIEACVLGAQWVVGHADPALARAAEDLMAKIAETVPDRLRPFVLEPASRARSAWNREPDRIDMVKTRSQIHEGKKITLNYRDEQGRPSERTIWPIAVGYHEAVRLLAAWCELRRDFRSFRTDRVVGAVYHDDKYPERRDLLRARWRRSLVWEAPRDT; encoded by the coding sequence ATGCGACGCGCCGACCGGCTGTTTCAGATCATCCAGGTGCTCCGCCGCACGCGCAAACCGCTGACCGCGGATGCGATCGCGGCCGAGCTCGAGACCTCGAAGCGCACGATCTATCGCGACATCGCGAGCCTGATCGAGCAGCGGGTGCCGATCCGCGGCGAGGCCGGCATGGGCTACATCCTGGAGAAGGGATTCGACCTGCCGCCCCTGATGCTGACACCCGACGAGATCGAGGCCTGCGTGCTCGGCGCGCAATGGGTGGTCGGCCACGCCGATCCGGCGCTGGCGCGCGCGGCAGAGGACCTGATGGCCAAGATCGCCGAGACCGTGCCGGACCGGCTGCGGCCGTTCGTGCTGGAGCCGGCGAGCCGCGCGCGGTCGGCCTGGAACCGGGAGCCCGACCGCATCGACATGGTGAAGACGCGCAGCCAGATCCACGAGGGCAAGAAGATCACGCTGAACTATCGCGACGAGCAGGGCCGCCCCTCCGAGCGCACGATCTGGCCGATCGCGGTCGGCTATCACGAGGCGGTGCGGCTGCTCGCCGCCTGGTGCGAGCTACGCCGCGACTTTCGCAGCTTCCGCACCGACCGCGTCGTCGGCGCGGTCTATCATGACGACAAATATCCGGAGCGGCGCGACCTGCTCAGGGCGCGCTGGCGGCGCAGCCTGGTCTGGGAAGCACCGAGGGACACTTGA
- a CDS encoding YkgJ family cysteine cluster protein: protein MVEDVGAAAESPCQACGACCSYSENWPRFTIEDDSELDLIPAEFVNTRQSGMRCDGDRCSALSGKIGVATRCEVYAVRPEVCRTCMPGDAECAMARRRHGLPAIQSQAT from the coding sequence ATGGTGGAAGATGTCGGAGCCGCAGCGGAGAGCCCCTGCCAGGCCTGCGGCGCCTGCTGCTCCTATTCGGAGAACTGGCCGCGCTTCACCATCGAGGACGATTCCGAGCTCGACCTGATCCCGGCAGAGTTCGTCAACACGCGCCAATCCGGCATGCGCTGTGACGGGGACCGCTGTTCGGCGCTATCCGGCAAGATCGGCGTGGCGACGCGCTGCGAGGTCTATGCGGTGCGGCCGGAGGTGTGCCGCACCTGCATGCCGGGCGATGCCGAATGCGCGATGGCGCGGCGCCGGCACGGACTGCCGGCGATTCAGTCGCAGGCGACGTGA
- a CDS encoding DUF3307 domain-containing protein, with the protein MLLLTVKHIIADFMLQNTWMAIGKDRKTGWAMPLLAHCLVHLAVALLLILVVAPRFWYVAFIDFVIHIIIDRCKGICASHFGVTLESGHPWFWTLIGVDQALHHLTGFGLSIYMAAN; encoded by the coding sequence ATGCTGCTTCTCACCGTGAAGCACATCATCGCCGACTTCATGCTGCAGAACACCTGGATGGCGATCGGCAAGGACCGCAAGACCGGCTGGGCGATGCCGCTGCTGGCGCACTGCCTGGTGCATCTCGCGGTCGCGCTGCTGCTGATCCTGGTGGTGGCGCCTCGCTTCTGGTACGTCGCCTTCATCGATTTCGTCATCCACATCATCATCGACCGCTGCAAGGGCATCTGCGCCTCGCATTTCGGTGTGACCCTGGAGTCCGGCCATCCCTGGTTCTGGACCCTGATCGGGGTCGACCAGGCGCTGCATCACCTGACGGGATTCGGGCTGTCGATCTACATGGCCGCGAACTGA
- a CDS encoding TAXI family TRAP transporter solute-binding subunit has protein sequence MNADAPKPLSISPLPGPRVPVAKSNRAQIILFTILTLILSAAIVWSGRAWLRNSETLVFAVGDQSGPEAKFAARLATVLKNNSSRLRLKIAPNPDNAKALAQFDRRDASLAVLRTAAKVPPRARAIAILEHDVVLVLSPGGKKIKSLPELKKKKIAVVGEGENTVNFVRSALEISDSPDAAQRVQQAPPNTPFDKLFASGFAAVVVIEHASKIIKDKTYEQYARRSGGFTLNAIDEAKALARKYPSISEETVSTGMLSSSPAIPDDDVDTIGLEWLLVAQSQMSTTTAAELARIVYENKSELALEDGFASKIEPAATDKDAFIVAHPGAAQYINDDTKSFMDRYSDMMYLGAAALSVIGSIFAAIYAKITRIAPEKASELAARILDIGERVEHCTCADHLDELQDELEAILRGAVVGLQDGTVSSDGLDTFKLGYELVRDEIALRRDHLKRHPPAQEDNVVVVKAASG, from the coding sequence ATGAATGCAGATGCCCCCAAGCCATTATCGATTTCCCCGCTGCCGGGGCCGCGCGTCCCGGTTGCCAAGAGCAACCGCGCGCAGATCATCCTCTTCACCATCCTGACACTGATCCTGTCGGCCGCGATCGTCTGGAGCGGCCGGGCTTGGCTGCGCAATTCAGAGACGCTGGTGTTCGCGGTCGGGGACCAAAGCGGCCCGGAGGCGAAGTTCGCGGCCCGGCTCGCCACCGTCTTGAAGAACAATTCGTCGCGGCTGCGGCTGAAGATCGCGCCCAATCCGGATAACGCCAAGGCGCTGGCGCAGTTCGACCGCCGCGACGCGAGCCTTGCGGTGCTGCGCACCGCCGCCAAGGTGCCGCCGCGCGCCCGCGCGATCGCGATCCTCGAGCATGACGTGGTGCTGGTGCTGAGCCCCGGCGGCAAGAAGATCAAGTCGCTGCCGGAGCTCAAGAAGAAGAAGATCGCGGTGGTCGGCGAAGGCGAGAACACCGTCAATTTCGTCCGCAGCGCGCTGGAGATCTCCGACAGTCCCGACGCCGCGCAGCGGGTACAGCAGGCGCCGCCGAACACGCCGTTCGACAAGCTGTTCGCATCTGGCTTTGCCGCGGTGGTGGTGATCGAGCACGCCTCGAAGATCATCAAGGACAAGACCTACGAGCAATATGCCAGGCGCAGCGGCGGCTTCACGCTGAACGCGATCGACGAGGCCAAGGCACTCGCCCGCAAATATCCGTCGATCTCGGAAGAAACGGTCTCGACCGGCATGCTATCGTCCTCGCCGGCGATCCCCGACGACGATGTCGACACCATCGGGCTGGAATGGCTGCTGGTGGCGCAGTCGCAGATGTCGACCACGACGGCGGCCGAGCTCGCCCGCATCGTCTACGAGAACAAGTCCGAGCTCGCGCTCGAGGACGGTTTCGCCTCCAAGATCGAGCCGGCGGCGACCGACAAGGACGCCTTCATCGTGGCCCATCCGGGCGCCGCCCAATACATCAACGACGACACCAAATCGTTCATGGATCGCTACAGCGACATGATGTATCTCGGCGCCGCCGCGCTCAGCGTGATCGGCTCGATCTTCGCCGCGATCTACGCCAAGATCACCCGGATCGCGCCCGAAAAAGCCAGCGAGCTGGCGGCCCGCATCCTCGACATCGGCGAGCGGGTGGAGCATTGCACCTGCGCCGACCATCTCGACGAATTGCAGGACGAGCTCGAGGCGATCCTGCGCGGCGCCGTGGTCGGCTTGCAGGACGGCACCGTCTCCAGCGACGGGCTCGACACCTTCAAGCTCGGCTACGAACTGGTCCGCGACGAGATTGCGCTGCGCCGCGACCACCTCAAGCGCCACCCGCCGGCGCAGGAGGACAATGTCGTGGTGGTGAAAGCCGCGAGCGGGTGA
- a CDS encoding ArsI/CadI family heavy metal resistance metalloenzyme, with protein sequence MKRMHVHVSVDDLSRSIGFYSALFAAQPSVVKPDYAKWMLDDPRVNFAISTRGREPGLDHLGIQVESQQELHEVYDRLRQAGGEVIEQGQTACCYAKSEKSWIDDPAGIAWETFHTTGESIDYGDGSGENRARVAQEKHEAKHEVKQGETQSACCAPQAAAKPSTACC encoded by the coding sequence ATGAAGCGCATGCACGTTCACGTTTCCGTCGACGATCTTTCCCGCTCGATCGGCTTCTACTCGGCGCTGTTTGCAGCCCAACCATCGGTCGTGAAGCCGGACTATGCCAAATGGATGCTCGATGACCCCAGGGTGAATTTCGCGATCTCGACGCGCGGGCGCGAGCCCGGGCTCGATCACCTCGGCATCCAGGTCGAAAGCCAGCAGGAACTGCACGAGGTCTACGACCGGTTGCGTCAGGCCGGCGGCGAGGTCATCGAGCAGGGACAGACCGCCTGCTGCTACGCCAAATCGGAAAAGTCCTGGATCGACGATCCGGCCGGCATCGCCTGGGAGACGTTTCACACCACCGGCGAAAGCATCGACTACGGCGACGGCAGCGGCGAAAACCGCGCCCGCGTCGCGCAAGAAAAACATGAAGCGAAGCACGAAGTGAAGCAGGGCGAAACGCAGAGCGCCTGCTGCGCTCCGCAAGCGGCGGCGAAGCCATCGACCGCCTGCTGCTGA
- a CDS encoding Crp/Fnr family transcriptional regulator, with product MASLVRKLENFVRLSPEDHAILNRATSERVRRFGPRLDLVREGDRPKDVHLILSGWACRYKQLEDGRRQVVSFLLPGDICDVNVLILREMDHSIGTITPVSVADLSREFFDEVAARHARIATALWWDTLVNAAIQREWTMNLGQRTALERLAHLLCEIWLRLRLAGLTKGDSCDLPLTQGDLADATGLSKVHVNRTLQELRAAGLIVLKGKTLAVPDLDRLMQAGLFNPNYLHMDREGRQLDAGFTDASSK from the coding sequence TTGGCTTCGCTTGTCCGGAAATTGGAGAACTTCGTACGGCTCTCGCCGGAGGACCATGCCATCCTCAATCGCGCAACGTCGGAGCGCGTGCGCCGGTTCGGCCCGCGTCTCGATCTGGTGCGCGAGGGCGACCGTCCGAAAGACGTTCATCTGATCCTGTCCGGCTGGGCCTGTCGCTACAAGCAGCTCGAGGACGGCAGACGCCAGGTGGTGTCATTCCTGCTGCCCGGAGACATCTGCGACGTCAACGTCCTGATCCTCCGCGAGATGGACCACTCGATCGGCACCATCACGCCGGTGTCGGTCGCCGACCTCTCGCGCGAGTTCTTCGACGAGGTCGCTGCGCGACACGCGCGGATCGCCACCGCGCTTTGGTGGGACACCCTGGTCAATGCCGCGATCCAGCGCGAGTGGACGATGAATCTCGGCCAGCGTACCGCGCTGGAGCGCCTGGCGCATCTGCTCTGCGAGATCTGGCTGCGGCTGCGCCTGGCCGGGCTCACCAAGGGCGACAGCTGCGATCTCCCGCTGACCCAGGGCGATCTCGCCGATGCCACCGGTCTCTCCAAGGTCCATGTCAATCGCACGCTACAAGAGCTGCGCGCCGCAGGCCTGATCGTGCTCAAGGGCAAGACCCTTGCCGTGCCCGACCTCGACCGGTTGATGCAGGCCGGCCTGTTCAATCCGAATTATTTGCACATGGATCGCGAGGGGCGGCAGCTCGATGCCGGCTTCACGGATGCCTCGTCCAAGTAA
- a CDS encoding PRC-barrel domain-containing protein has protein sequence MATGEKEIGNLIGSDKVEGTAVYGAGDRKIGSIERVMIDKKSGRVSYAVLGFGGILGLGNDHYPLPWESLKYDTGLGGYVTGVTEDQLRGAPKYGSERDWNWADIGTTRAVNDYYGVPLV, from the coding sequence ATGGCGACGGGCGAGAAGGAAATCGGCAATCTGATCGGCAGCGACAAGGTCGAGGGCACCGCGGTCTATGGCGCCGGCGATCGCAAGATCGGCTCGATCGAGCGCGTCATGATCGACAAGAAAAGCGGGCGCGTCTCCTACGCCGTGCTCGGCTTCGGCGGCATCCTCGGTCTCGGCAACGACCACTACCCGCTGCCCTGGGAGTCGCTGAAATACGACACCGGGCTTGGCGGCTACGTCACCGGCGTCACCGAGGATCAGCTGCGCGGCGCGCCGAAATACGGCAGCGAGCGCGACTGGAATTGGGCCGACATCGGCACCACGCGCGCGGTCAACGACTATTACGGCGTGCCGCTGGTCTGA